Proteins from one Escherichia coli genomic window:
- the ynfM gene encoding MFS transporter, which produces MSRTTTVDGAPASVNDKQSISQPNQFIKRGTPQFMRVTLALFSAGLATFALLYCVQPILPVLSQEFGLTPANSSISLSISTAMLAIGLLFTGPLSDAIGRKPVMVTALLLASICTLLSTMMTSWHGILIMRALIGLSLSGVAAVGMTYLSEEIHPSFVAFSMGLYISGNSIGGMSGRLISGVFTDFFNWRIALAAIGCFALASALMFWKILPESRHFRPTSLRPKTLFINFRLHWRDRGLPLLFAEGFLLMGSFVTLFNYIGYRLMLSPWHVSQAVVGLLSLAYLTGTWSSPKAGTMTTRYGRGPVMLFSTGVMLFGLLMTLFSSLWLIFAGMLLFSAGFFAAHSVASSWIGPRAKRAKGQASSLYLFSYYLGSSIAGTLGGVFWHNYGWNGVGAFIALMLVIALLVGTRLHRRLHA; this is translated from the coding sequence GTGAGCCGTACTACAACTGTTGATGGCGCTCCGGCAAGCGTCAATGACAAGCAAAGCATTTCTCAGCCAAATCAATTTATTAAACGCGGTACGCCGCAATTTATGCGCGTCACCCTGGCGCTTTTCTCTGCCGGACTGGCAACCTTCGCACTTCTCTATTGTGTGCAACCTATCCTTCCGGTGCTTTCGCAGGAGTTTGGCTTAACGCCTGCGAACAGTAGTATTTCACTGTCCATTTCAACGGCGATGTTGGCTATCGGTTTGCTGTTTACTGGCCCGCTATCCGATGCCATTGGTCGCAAACCAGTGATGGTCACGGCGCTACTGTTGGCCTCCATTTGTACGTTACTTTCGACAATGATGACCAGCTGGCACGGCATTTTGATTATGCGCGCCTTGATTGGGCTTTCGTTAAGTGGCGTGGCAGCTGTTGGCATGACTTATCTTAGCGAAGAAATCCACCCCAGTTTCGTGGCCTTTTCGATGGGGTTGTATATCAGCGGCAACTCAATTGGCGGCATGAGCGGACGCTTAATTAGCGGTGTCTTCACGGACTTTTTCAACTGGCGAATTGCTCTGGCGGCTATCGGCTGTTTCGCGCTGGCCTCGGCGTTGATGTTCTGGAAAATCCTCCCGGAATCACGCCATTTTCGCCCGACTTCCCTGCGACCAAAGACGTTATTTATCAACTTTCGTCTGCACTGGCGTGACCGGGGATTGCCGTTATTGTTCGCAGAAGGCTTTTTGCTGATGGGGTCGTTCGTCACGCTGTTTAATTACATCGGCTATCGGTTGATGCTCTCCCCCTGGCATGTCAGTCAGGCCGTGGTTGGCTTATTATCGCTGGCTTATTTGACCGGTACATGGAGCTCACCCAAAGCCGGAACCATGACCACCCGTTATGGGCGCGGTCCGGTGATGTTGTTTTCGACGGGGGTTATGCTGTTTGGTTTACTGATGACCTTATTCAGCTCGCTGTGGCTAATCTTTGCCGGAATGTTACTCTTCTCAGCCGGATTCTTCGCAGCCCACTCAGTTGCCAGCAGCTGGATCGGCCCCCGCGCAAAACGCGCTAAAGGCCAGGCCTCCTCGCTGTATCTGTTCAGTTACTATCTGGGGTCGAGTATTGCCGGGACGCTGGGTGGTGTTTTCTGGCATAACTATGGCTGGAACGGCGTCGGCGCATTTATTGCTCTGATGCTGGTCATTGCTCTGCTGGTCGGGACGCGTTTGCATCGTCGTCTGC